In the genome of Podospora pseudocomata strain CBS 415.72m chromosome 2 map unlocalized CBS415.72m_2.2, whole genome shotgun sequence, one region contains:
- a CDS encoding uncharacterized protein (EggNog:ENOG503NZ7S; COG:S): MGPPSFLMRSKSDDSFLSILSTKEEKSLLPAPVHRKPKIRVRTLLGHCLYRRVILWTAGILFLLCLALSSPGGRQRRQRLMELVDLSHQDVRSSGGEGEAPTVSKDTEGVIIVGSAGDAPQVQVQGEHMPTWLRFRHLDGFFNGLKALVPANEHIPEYPRKPGEASPFPLTLSYTGLPTPTPYISQPDYESPEYISQYHAVEKCYLDKERRIPVPDLYAYNGVVQGQPEPAMGSRNLLGLRDDVCFDRFGRYGPYGLGYSFDEGGAFVGTDTEQEGSSTVWEKTGKINYENMDWGDAQTRCYESNKKRFADPAAPTKTAAVSGQFHQRSFLRNERQKIPRTAVVIRAYVGFQWTQHNILNFRALISELALKSGGEYAVHFLLHVRNNNEAIWADPMTAQRILDENIPQEFHGLCTLWSEAQMRLYYPGKFGGSFQNPSGGDIHGVYRSAHFPLQHFAMQHPEYEYFWNWELDMRWLGNYYELFDRLSAWAKEQPRNELWERSAKYYIPSYHGSWENFTSLVHNETLNSGREATYGPVQFPGRQPLRSELRGESFMPSNCDPNDKSDTKCGKGEEADLITLNPLFDTEHSGWVFSTDVTGYKRSLPLPPRRCSIITASRLSRRLLNTMHEETWRLKHTMFAEMYPATMALHHGLKAVYAPHPVYLDREWEIEAIDKAFNGGRDHTAGGHGSPFDLNNEHNHKGSSWYYNSEFAGLLWRRWLGYAQFDGRGRNGGRSGEGQLRGGKEEEERAAGTGRLCLRSMLVHPIKWEHPSELD, translated from the exons ATGGGGCCGCCCTCCTTCCTTATGAGGAGCAAATCTGACGATTCCTTCTTGAGCATACTTTCCACCAAAGAGGAGAAGTCGCTTCTTCCAGCGCCAGTACACCGAAAACCAAAAATCAGAGTACGAACGCTTCTAGGCCATTGCTTATATCGTAGGGTGATATTATGGACTGCCGGCATTCTATTTCTCTTATGCTTAGCGCTTTCATCACCAGGGGGtcgccaacgccgccaaaGGCTGATGGAGTTGGTGGACTTGAGCCATCAGGATGTGAGAAgcagcggtggtgagggtgaagcaCCAACAGTTTCCAAGGACACAGAGGGTGTGATTATTGTGGGCTCCGCGGGAGATGCGCCACAGGTTCAAGTTCAGGGGGAGCACATGCCGACCTGGTTGCGATTTAGACA CCTTGACGGTTTCTTCAATGGTCTCAAAGCCCTAGTGCCAGCAAATGAACACATACCGGAGTATCCCAGGAAGCCGGGTGAGGCGTCACCGTTCCCACTCACGCTATCTTACACCGGCTTGCCGACCCCGACGCCCTACATATCTCAACCTGACTATGAATCGCCGGAATACATCTCCCAGTACCACGCCGTTGAAAAATGTTACCTCGACAAGGAACGGAGGATTCCGGTTCCCGATCTGTATGCTTACAATGGCGTTGTCCAAGGCCAGCCAGAACCCGCCATGGGCTCACGCAACTTACTGGGACTTCGTGACGATGTTTGCTTTGACAGATTTGGTCGATACGGGCCTTATGGCCTTGGATATAGCTTTGACGAGGGAGGTGCATTTGTTGGCACTGACACAGAGCAGGAAGGCAGCAGTACGGTTTGGGAAAAGACGGGCAAAATTAACTATGAAAACATGGACTGGGGCGATGCCCAGACGCGCTGCTACGAATCGAACAAGAAGCGCTTCGCCgacccagcagcaccaacaaaaaCTGCAGCAGTTTCAGGCCAATTTCATCAACGGTCATTTTTGCGCAACGAGCGGCAGAAGATCCCCCGGACGGCCGTGGTCATCAGGGCCTATGTTGGGTTTCAGTGGACGCAACACAACATCTTGAACTTCCGGGCCCTGATATCTGAACTGGCGCTCAAATCCGGCGGCGAATACGCCGtacacttcctcctccacgtGCGCAACAATAACGAGGCCATCTGGGCCGACCCCATGACGGCCCAGCGCATCCTGGACGAGAACATTCCCCAAGAGTTCCACGGTCTCTGCACGCTATGGTCGGAAGCCCAAATGCGCCTCTACTACCCAGGAAAGTTTGGGGGCAGCTTCCAGAACCCCAGCGGTGGTGATATTCATGGTGTTTACCGCAGCGCCCATTTCCCTCTGCAGCACTTCGCCATGCAGCACCCCGAGTATGAATACTTTTGGAACTGGGAACTCGACATGCGCTGGTTAGGGAATTACTATGAGCTCTTTGATCGCCTCAGTGCCTGGGCCAAGGAACAGCCCCGTAACGAACTGTGGGAGCGCTCTGCCAAATACTACATCCCTTCCTACCACGGCTCTTGGGAGAACTTTACCTCCTTGGTGCATAATGAGACCTTGAACAGCGGACGCGAGGCCACCTACGGCCCAGTTCAGTTCCCCGgccgccaacccctccgaTCAGAGCTCCGAGGCGAGAGCTTCATGCCCTCCAATTGCGATCCAAACGACAAATCCGACACCAAGTGCGGCAAAGGCGAAGAAGCCGATCTCATCACTCTGAACCCGCTATTCGACACGGAACACTCGGGCTGGGTCTTTTCAACGGATGTCACAGGATATAAGCGCTCCTTGCCTCTGCCTCCGAGAAGATGTAGCATCATCACCGCTAGCCGGCTCTCCCGTAGATTGCTGAACACCATGCACGAGGAGACCTGGAGACTAAAGCACACCATGTTTGCCGAGATGTACCCCGCCACTATGGCACTTCACCACGGGTTGAAGGCCGTCTATGCCCCTCATCCTGTTTACTTGGACCGAGAGTGGGAGATTGAAGCGATTGACAAGGCTTTCAACGGCGGGAGGGATCACACTGCTGGCGGGCACGGTTCTCCGTTTGACTTGAACAACGAGCATAATCACAAGGGGAGCAGCTGGTACTACAATAGTGAGTTTGCCGGCTtgctttggaggaggtggttggggtaTGCGCAGTTTGATGGCCGGGGAAGGAATGGTGGACGGTCAGGGGAAGGGCAATTGAGGGGTgggaaagaggaagaggagagggcggctgGGACGGGTAGGTTGTGCTTGAGGAGCATGTTGGTTCATCCTATCAAGTGGGAGCATCCTAGTGAGCTGGATTGA
- the NTH1_3 gene encoding alpha,alpha-trehalase nth1 (CAZy:GH37; BUSCO:EOG09260TWS; COG:G; EggNog:ENOG503NXP5) encodes MPIIPTTEITPPAPPPGPPRSRGSTDEGVFDDARTYYTADERHLNTRAGARTRTYSQNSLFKQMERMGLKEPYRRGSHDESTIPHSRRFLIQVEPTLQSLQSQEDTDGNMQITIEDNGPKVLTLRTAASNGHNRFDIRGTYMLSNLLQELSLAKEYGRKQIILDEARLNENPVNRLSRMIRDHFWEGLTRRIDASSIEIAARDPKDWTDDPRPRIYVPRGAPEQYEYYTKVAEERPELRLDVQLLPEKITPELVRDMNSKPGLLAVDMEEEVDPKTGKKTLKGRPFVVPGGRFNELYGWDSYMESLGLLVHDKVDLAKSMVQNFCFCIKHYGKILNATRSYYLCRSQPPFLTDMALRVYDKIKHEPGALEFLRTSILAAIKEYHSVWVAEPRLDPVTGLSRYRPEGLGVPPETEAGHFVHILEPYVEKHGCTFEEFVEGYNNGKIKEPELDNYFMHDRAVRESGHDTTYRFEGCCADLATIDLNSLLFKYETDIARTIRNVFHDKLVIPAEYCVGNMEPNHVEASAIWDRRAKRRKLAIDKYLWNEQEGMYFDYDTANRKQCSYESATTFWALWAGVASPKQAAAMVTKALPKFEAVGGLLSGTEESRGEIGLERPNRQWDYPYGWAPQQILAWTGLYRYSFTEEAERLAYKWLFMITKAFVDFNGVVVEKYDVTRPIDPHRVDAEYGNQGLDFKGVAKEGFGWVNASYVYGLQIVNAHMRRALGTLTPYETFIRAVEENRAKALAELV; translated from the exons ATGCCTATCATCCCGACCACAGAGATTACACCACCTGCCCCGCCACCGGGCCCTCCCCGAAGCCGGGGCTCGACCGACGAGGGCGTTTTCGACGATGCCAGGACCTACTACACCGCCGATGAGCGCCATCTGAACACCCGGGCGGGTGCCAGAACCCGCACCTACTCACAG AACAGCTTGTTCAAGCAAATGGAGCGGATGGGTCTGAAGGAGCCTTACCGGAGAGGCAGTCATG ACGAATCCACCATTCCACATTCTCGTCGATTCCTTATTCAAGTCGAACCTACTCTACAGAGCTTGCAGTCACAGGAGGATACCGATGGGAACATGCAAATCACCATTGAGGACAATGGTCCCAAGGTTCTTACACTCCGCACTGCGGCGTCTAATGGGCACAACAGATTCGATATTCGAGGTACATACATGTTGTCCAACCTGCTCCAGGAGCTCTCTCTCGCCAAAGAGTACGGCCGCAAGCAGATTATCCTCGATGAGGCCCGCCTGAACGAGAACCCTGTCAACCGTCTTTCGCGAATGATTCGTGATCACTTTTGGGAGGGACTCACTCGCCGCATTGATGCCTCCAGCATTGAGATTGCGGCGCGGGATCCCAAGGACTGGACAGACGACCCGAGGCCACGCATCTACGTTCCCCGGGGCGCTCCTGAGCAATACGAATACTACACCAAGGTGGCAGAGGAGAGGCCTGAGCTCCGGCTCGATGTGCAGCTCCTGCCAGAGAAGATTACCCCTGAGCTGGTTCGGGATATGAATTCCAAGCCCGGTCTGCTCGCGGtcgacatggaggaggaagtcgaTCCCAAAACTGGAAAGAAGACGCTCAAGGGCCGGCCATTCGTCGTGCCAGGAGGTCGCTTCAACGAGCTTTACGGCTGGGACAGCTACATGGAGTCTCTGGGTCTGCTGGTGCACGACAAGGTCGACTTGGCCAAGTCTATGGTACAGAACTTTTGCTTTTGCATCAAGCACTACGGCAAAATTCTCAATGCCACCCGATCCTACTACCTCTGCCGGTCACAACCTCCTTTCCTGACCGACATGGCGCTCCGGGTGTACGACAAGATCAAGCACGAGCCAGGTGCTCTGGAGTTCCTCCGGACGTCTATCttggccgccatcaaggagtATCACAGCGTATGGGTGGCTGAGCCGCGTTTAGACCCCGTCACAGGTCTTTCACGGTACAGGCCCGAGGGTCTTGGTGTTCCTCCTGAGACGGAGGCTGGCCATTTCGTTCATATTTTGGAGCCCTACGTCGAGAAACATGGCTGCACCTTTGAGGAGTTTGTTGAGGGgtacaacaatggcaagATCAAGGAACCCGAGCTCGACAACTACTTTATGCACGATCGTGCTGTCCGTGAGTCGGGCCACGATACGACTTACCGTTTTGAGGGTTGCTGTGCCGACCTTGCCACGATCGACTTGAActctctcctcttcaaaTACGAAACGGACATTGCGCGCACCATCCGAAATGTGTTCCACGACAAGCTTGTCATTCCTGCTGAGTATTGCGTGGGCAATATGGAGCCCAACCACGTCGAGGCGTCTGCTATCTGGGACCGCCGCGCCAAGCGGAGAAAGTTGGCCATTGACAAGTACCTTTGGAACGAGCAGGAGGGTATGTACTTTGACTACGACACTGCGAACCGCAAGCAGTGCTCGTACGAAAGCGCAACGACATTTTGGGCACTGTGGGCTGGTGTTGCCAGCCCCAAGCAGGCCGCAGCCATGGTCACCAAAGCCCTTCCCAAGTTCGAGGCTGTGGGTGGGTTGCTGTCCGGTACTGAGGAGAGTCGTGGTGAAATTGGCCTGGAGCGACCTAACAGACAATGGGATTATCCCTATGGCTGGGCGCCACAGCAGATTTTGGCGTGGACGGGGTTGTATCGGTACAGCTTCACAGAAGAGGCCGAGAGACTGGCGTACAAGTGGCTGTTCATGATTACAAAGGCGTTTGTTGACTTcaatggggtggtggtggagaagtaCGACGTGACAAGGCCTATTGATCCGCACAGAGTGGACGCCGAGTATGGAAATCAGGGGCTAGACTTTAAGGGTGTTGCCAAGGAGGG ATTCGGCTGGGTCAACGCGAGTTATGTGTACGGCCTGCAGATTGTCAATGCTCACATGCGGAGAGCCCTGGGAACGCTCACGCCGTATGAGACTTTTATCAGGGCCGTGGAGGAGAATAGGGCAAAAGCATTGGCGGAGTTGGTGTAA
- a CDS encoding uncharacterized protein (EggNog:ENOG503NYYG), producing the protein MPITSLSDPKQEGRHIPPGSNQILAAPAWDGITNGSTGAELGPNAPRQIIPDAPDSLVLLSCFFLRRTASRDQPRIATNFDLRFILQTFYELQDETRKIATMAGASAITSTGEPVPLPTQPIPSSNDATPRADGDEKKTKKRGLFGFGKKKVEDVIKSTSKTVASPSTNETTSSPTRRTAASPIRTEHTHYTPSSPSRPFASSPRLASPAGSQIFERNVQESAVALPTSPAIPSHIQTENYIPPVLDASSEAITDTHLNPDSVEIITHASHQPAAVTVTGGGGGYNEPTWVDELAAFSLDRGNSPTNPDSASNYGSLDTTDVRRLSFISFADVVQAEQQSFGGVAGSRESMHIPGLTSLTSLNNNANRSPSPIRSPVSSSAGDPGSKSGSVKGLELSPARKPLGSPTSLMGHSIPPLGLSAAGGPTVSGELSIETMSQALRRTGSGDLRGGLMVGASLPQSPV; encoded by the exons ATGCCCATCACATCCCTCTCGGACCCAAAACAAGAAGGAAGACACATTCCTCCAGGTTCCAATCAGATCTTGGCAGCGCCGGCGTGGGACGGCATTAC CAACGGGTCGACGGGAGCAGAGTTGGGCCCGAATGCGCCGCGCCAGATAATTCCAGACGCTCCAGACTCCCTCGTCTTGCTCAGCTGTTTCTTTCTGCGTCGCACCGCCAGCCGTGATCAG CCCCGAATCGCGACCAACTTCGACCTGCGCTTCATTCTCCAAACTTTCTACGAACTGCAAGACGAAACTCGCAAAATCGCAACCATGGCCGGAGCTTCAGCAATCACCTCTACTGGGGAACCTGTCCCTTTACCCACTCAACCCATCCCAAGCTCAAACGATGCGACCCCGCGCGCGGATGGAgatgagaagaagaccaagaagcgCGGTCTCTTTGGGTTCGGCAAGAAAAAAGTAGAAGACGTCATCAAATCGACCTCCAAAACAGTCGCATCACCGTCTACTAATgaaacaacctcctcgccaacaagacGAACTGCTGCCTCTCCTATCCGCACAGAACACACCCATTAcaccccgtcctctcccagCCGACCCTTCGCCTCTTCTCCACGTCTTGCGTCCCCAGCGGGCAGCCAGATCTTTGAGCGCAACGTCCAAGAGTCCGCCGTCGCgctcccaacctcccctgCGATCCCCTCCCATATTCAGACCGAGAACTACATCCCGCCCGTCCTTGACGCCTCCTCCGAAGCCATCACAGACACCCACCTTAACCCAGATAGTGTCGAGATCATCACACACGCCTCCCATCAGCCCGCCGCTGTAACCgtcaccggcggcggcggcggctaCAACGAGCCCACATGGGTTGACGAGCTCGCGGCCTTCTCCCTTGACCGAGGCAACAgccccaccaaccccgacagCGCAAGCAACTACGGCAGTCTTGACACGACTGACGTCCGCAGGCTGTCATTCATCTCGTTTGCGGATGTAGTACAAGCCGAGCAGCAGTCTTTTGGCGGAGTAGCCGGCAGCAGGGAGAGCATGCACATCCCCGGACTGACCTCGTTAACCTCGCTCAACAACAATGCCAACCGGTCGCCTTCCCCAATCAGGTCGCCGGTGTCGTCATCAGCGGGTGATCCGGGCAGTAAGAGTGGAAGTGTGAAGGGGTTAGAGCTCAGCCCGGCGAGGAAGCCGCTCGGTAGCCCGACGAGTTTGATGGGACATAGCATCCCGCCTTTGGGGTTGAGTGCGGCGGGGGGGCCGACCGTGAGCGGGGAGTTGAGTATTGAGACGATGAGCCAGGCGTTGAGGAGGACAGGGAGTGGGGatttgaggggggggttgatggtgggggcTAGTTTGCCGCAAAGTCCGGTTTAA
- a CDS encoding uncharacterized protein (EggNog:ENOG503P46F; COG:J): MEATLSRPAARCCCLLRTTAPSTSRLLPLPSNQQQTRQKSTRARHKASLSIPPHPSFLSNPPASSQTGSTTLIFNPPSSAPSVFQTPFKFLPKSDPRRRATLAKNLFSSSVTTNFASQPVDVSSLPTIFDDRSPATAPKNHSLTKEDVEEMRRLRLADPIKNSVLNLARQFGCSVMFVMMCVQAGKEHRDKVHVEPHAAARERWGPKKRQAKEERKRRMEMLMRGEI; the protein is encoded by the coding sequence ATGGAAGcaaccctctcccgcccagcagctcgctgctgctgtctcctCAGGACCACCGCCCCTTCCACATCAcgactcctccccctcccaagtaACCAGCAACAAACCCGCCAAAAGTCCACCCGCGCCCGCCACAAAGCCTCCCTCAGcatccccccccacccctccttcctctccaacccaccAGCATCATCCCAGAcaggatcaacaaccctaatcttcaaccccccctcctccgccccctccgtCTTCCAGACCCCCTTCAAGTTCCTCCCCAAATCCgacccccgccgccgcgccaccctcgccaagaacctcttctcctcctccgtcaccaCGAACTTTGCCTCCCAGCCGGTAGAcgtctcctccctccccaccatttTCGACGACCGGTCCCCGGCCACGGCCCCCAAGAACCACTCCCTCACAAAAGAGGACGTCGAGGAGATGCGCCGGCTGCGTCTGGCCGACCCGATAAAGAACTCAGTCTTGAACCTGGCGAGGCAGTTTGGCTGCAGCGTCATGTTCGTCATGATGTGCGTCCAGGCCGGCAAGGAGCACAGAGACAAGGTTCACGTCGAGCCTCAcgcggcggcgagggagagatGGGGTCCCAAGAAGAGgcaggccaaggaggagaggaagaggaggatggagatgttgatgaggggagAGATTTGA
- a CDS encoding uncharacterized protein (EggNog:ENOG503NXWV) → MAVFVELDDEDIESQRDGQVWNATEAQAHQAKGVSTDKKDNQEAHEYAVKEVLNQDHLMTKALGCYPIAQSVARNLDLNSLDSLSRTCHILHSALLQDRRGLINSSLRCSLEDVTVDPQDTLRFRARSANWYYGQDSSARTDFQGKSGQCARDMVGPCRRCGTIVCRNCAIKPPAQIVLRDRHRRLCTKCVTAPLGQLVKPPMRPEVRIDSDDMQRAICQCGSSGVWLCFPCGRSIRNDDNTYQSVWKWRNQYTDVLSGLGTGIGDGDRGVQCGRNSQCCGAREVEQETDYDAEAAREAADQQLQQDRLRAGLGSRSDSSASTSTMASGLSAASNASLSSLASNATGGSGSNTLGGLLSSGSDHMRRTPSPAMKVGYVRHEVEGIGGVMKKISVKRVKVGACVPEWDEERLKGEVLGREVQGKRRSWCGWCSRVIPGQGDYELDRHGTSDWKDEDSISSWRGKNKGKGKEAA, encoded by the exons ATGGCTGTCTTTGTTGAAttggacgacgaggacatcGAGTCCCAAAGAGATGGGCAGGTGTGGAATGCCACTGaagctcaagctcaccaGGCGAAAGGTGTTAGCACAGATAAGAAGGACAACCAGGAGGCTCATGAGTATGCCGTCAAGGAGGTTCTGAATCAGGACCACCTTATGACCAAGGCTTTGGGATGTTATCC GATCGCGcaatcagtggccaggaaCCTGGACTTGAACTCCCTCGACAGCCTCTCCCGCACATGCCACATATTACATAGCGCTCTGCTGCAGGATCGCAGAGGACTGATCAACTCGTCGCTTCGATGCTCTCTCGAAGACGTCACTGTTGACCCGCAAGACACACTACGCTTTCGAGCGCGCTCTGCCAACTGGTACTACGGGCAAGATTCCTCCGCAAGGACGGATTTCCAGGGCAAATCAGGGCAATGTGCACGAGACATGGTGGGACCTTGTCGACGATGTGGGACAATCGTTTGCAGG AATTGCGCTATCAAACCACCTGCTCAAATCGTGCTCCGAGATCGACATCGGCGTCTCTGTACCAAATGCGTCACGGCACCCCTAGGTCAGCTTGTCAAGCCCCCAATGCGCCCCGAGGTCCGTATCGATTCGGATGATATGCAGCGCGCCATCTGCCAATGCGGCTCCTCTGGGGTCTGGCTGTGTTTCCCGTGCGGAAGGTCTATCAGAAACGACGATAACACTTACCAAAG CGTCTGGAAGTGGCGCAACCAATACACCGATGTCCTCAGTGGTTTAGGAACGGGtatcggtgatggtgaccgCGGGGTCCAGTGCGGTCGTAACTCGCAGTGTTGCGGCGCCCGTGAGGTTGAGCAGGAAACGGACTATGATGCCGAGGCCGCTCGGGAGGCGGCAGACCAGCAGCTTCAACAGGACCGGCTTCGCGCAGGGCTCGGTTCTAGAAGTGATAGCAGTGCTTCTACTTCGACGATGGCGTCGGGTCTATCTGCTGCCAGCAATGCTAGTCTCAGTAGCTTGGCTAGCAATGCGACAGGCGGCTCGGGTTCTAATACTTTGGGGGGACTTTTGAGCTCAGGGTCAGACCACATGCGCAGGACGCCATCCCCAGCTATGAAGGTTGGGTACGTGAGACACGAAGTCGAGGGTATCGGGGGCGTTATGAAGAAGATTTCGGTCAAAAGGGTCAAGGTTGGGGCTTGCGTGCCAGAAtgggacgaggagaggcTGAAGGGTGAGGTATTGGGAAGGGAGGTTCAAGgtaagaggaggagttggtgtGGATGGTGCTCGCGAGTCATTCCTGGGCAGGGTGATTACGAGCTGGACAGGCATGGGACCAGCGATTGGAAGGATGAGGACAGTATTAGTTCTTGGAGGGGTAAAaacaagggcaaggggaaggaggcagcATAA
- a CDS encoding uncharacterized protein (CAZy:GT2_Glyco_trans_2; COG:S; EggNog:ENOG503NXB8), whose translation MKKFQSYFTPATGPDDQPGSTDGEKVKGGRGKKQGTKPTTHQLQPIQPRGRQPPPPSEATSGHATPQVASGGASMLSVPDAATVRSGSKRSPSRSRASFRHSVFPAGDQRNHDTGTIMEIRNDMMVNWLYEQQLRKQYASGMDPYEGVVLKKARGNFTCCPPQMAGIPESLYAMVSQMNVRCAMTVNTPVVRALMDSIVTKTDIDYVPLPDGLRVQILPSMVDLPRGQLHHFAAFIEDVRMLVVWDDEPEKLLERAHTLEQRFIEIIWGRGEEGEDDEKDEKNMANVNVDELDPNQLEGAPEKRPIRLESAIIVTLTMILWIVCSGLGWRALAYQSAVDGTYLRFALLAVCPLQMFVSLFFFQSIVSNLFQIFGPISAVANNSKYYSGKPPRRLNRDANALPHVTIQMPVYKEGLNAVIQPTVVSLKAAISTYEMQGGSANIFVNDDGMQLISEEDAQARRDFYDEHNIGWVARPPHNPNPKEEGELKFIRRGKFKKASNMNYALRTSNLVEAKLDAIQRGPKWTNEQETAAYRQCLAEVLDGDEGRTWADGNIRVGDYILIIDSDTRVPKDCLLDAVSEMEQSPEVAIIQFQSGVMNVTNSFFERGVTFFTYLIYTCITYAVASGDACPFVGHNAVLRWSAIQDATAYTDEDGYEKYWSEAHVSEDFEMALRLQVAGYTLRYASYTGDGFKEGVSLTVYDELARWEKYAFGCNELLFHPLRFWIVRGPFTSLFREFICSSIPLPKKMTIMAYVGTYYAISAAWCITLANYFITGWFYGLYDKYYLDSFAIYVSIVVVFNGLGNVGLAVLRYRLSEKGLLSAFWECIKWIPMFTIFLGGLSLHTAQAILCHFFEIEMIWGATAKELENLSFGSEILRIIRKFKFTFVYCFLCTALMICGTTVFPHQWRIGEFYAIYPLSTTVVAHFSLPVFLNPALMKFTW comes from the exons ATGAAGAAGTTCCAGTCGTACTTTACGCCTGCGACAGGTCCAGATGATCAGCCAGGGAGTACGGACGGGGAGAAGGTAAAGGGGGGCCGTGGGAAAAAGCAGGGGACCAAGCCGACTACACACCAACTTCAGCCAATACAACCGCGAGGaagacaaccaccaccgccctccgaAGCAACATCTGGACATGCCACTCCTCAGGTTGCGTCCGGCGGGGCGAGTATGCTGTCTGTTCCAGACGCGGCGACGGTTCGGTCAGGCTCCAAACGAAGTCCAAGCAGATCCCGAGCCTCGTTTCGACACTCGGTATTCCCAGCAGGTGACCAGCGGAACCATGACACGGGCACCATTATGGAAATCCGAAACGACATGATGGTCAATTGGCTGTACGAGCAGCAACTCCGGAAACAGTACGCCAGCGGAATGGATCCCTACGAAGGTGTTGTTTTGAAGAAGGCCCGGGGCAACTTCACCTGCTGCCCCCCCCAGATGGCTGGCATTCCCGAATCGCTGTACGCCATGGTCTCCCAAATGAACGTACGCTGCGCCATGACGGTCAACACGCCCGTTgtgagggcgttgatggaCTCGATCGTCACCAAAACCGATATCGACTATGTGCCGCTTCCCGACGGGCTCCGAGTCCAGATTTTGCCTTCCATGGTGGATCTTCCGAGGGGTCAGTTGCATCACTTTGCGGCCTTTATTGAGGACGTCAGGATGCTGGTTGTGTGGGACGATGagcccgagaagctgttggaGAGGGCTCATACTCTGGAACAGAGGTTTATTGAGATcatttgggggaggggggaggagggcgaggacgacgagaAAGACGAAAAGAACATGGCAAATGTCAATGTGGACGAATTGGACCCGAACCAGCTGGAGGGTGCTCCTGAGAAACGGCCCATCAGATTGGAAAGCGCCATCATTGTGACACTCACCATGAttctctggatcgtatgCTCGGGATTGGGATGGAGAGCATTGGCATACCAGTCTGCAGTGGATGGTACCTATCTCAGATTTGCGCTGCTGGCCGTCTGCCCACTGCAGATGTTTGTCAGTCTGTTCTTCTTCCAGTCAATTGTCAGCAACCTTTTCCAGATCTTTGGCCCCATTTCAGCAGTCGCAAACAACAGCAAGTACTACAGCGGAAAGCCACCCCGCCGGCTCAATCGCGATGCCAACGCTCTTCCTCATGTCACAATCCAGATGCCCGTGTACAAGGAGGGCTTGAATGCTGTCATTCAGCCCACGGTTGTGTCCCTCAAGGCGGCCATTAGCACATACGAAATGCAGGGTGGATCGGCCAACATCTTTGTCAACGACGACGGTATGCAGCTCATCTCCGAGGAGGACGCCCAGGCCCGCCGCGACTTTTATGACGAGCACAACATCGGCTGGGTGGCGCGCCCACCTCacaatcccaaccccaaggaggaaggcgagctCAAGTTTATCCGTCGCGGCAAGTTCAAGAAGGCCAGCAACATGAACTACGCTCTGCGCACCAGCAATCTCGTGGAAGCCAAGCTCGATGCTATCCAGCGGGGTCCTAAGTGGACCAACGAGCAGGAGACAGCTGCGTACCGCCAGTGCCTTGCTGAGGTtttggatggtgatgaaggccGGACTTGGGCTGATGGCAACATTCGCGTTGGCGACTACATTCTGATCATCGACTCCGATACTCGTGTTCCCAAGGACTGCTTGTTGGATGCTGTTAGTGAGATGGAGCAGAGCCCCGAGGTCGCCATCATCCAGTTCCAGTCTGGTGTCATGAACGTTACCAATTCATTCTTCGAGAGAGG CGTCACATTTTTTACCTATCTGATTTACACGTGCATTACTTACGCCGTTGCCTCTGGCGATGCGTGCCCCTTCGTCGGACACAACGCTGTGCTCAGATGGTCAGCTATCCAGGACGCCACTGCATACACCGATGAAGACGGCTATGAGAAGTATTGGTCTGAAGCACACGTGTCGGAAGATTTCGAAATGgccctccgcctccaggTCGCCGGCTACACGCTTCGCTACGCCTCTTACACCGGCGATGGATTCAAGGAGGGTGTCAGTTTGACCGTCTATGACGAACTGGCCCGCTGGGAAAAGTATGCCTTTGGCTGCAACGAGCTTTTGTTTCATCCTCTCCGATTCTGGATTGTCAGGGGCCCATTCACTAGTCTCTTCCGGGAGTTTATCTGCTCGAGCATTCCGCTGCCCAAGAAGATGACCATTATGGCTTACGTCGGCACCTACTACGCCATTTCTGCAGCCTGGTGCATCACCCTGGCCAACTACTTTATCACCGGCTGGTTTTATGGCTTGTATGACAAGTATTATCTGGATTCGTTCGCCATCTATGTTTCCATCGTGGTTGTCTTCAACGGTCTTGGTAACGTTGGGTTGGCCGTGCTGCGGTACCGGTTGAGTGAGAAGGGTCTTCTCAGTGCCT TCTGGGAGTGTATCAAGTGGATTCCAATGttcaccatcttcctggGCGGTCTTTCTCTCCACACGGCCCAAGCTATCTTGTGCCACTTTTTCGAAATCGAAATGATCTGGGGCGCCACGGCAAAGGAACTCGAAAACTTGAGCTTCGGCAGCGAAATCCTGCGCATCATCCGCAAGTTCAAGTTCACGTTCGTGTACTGCTTCCTCTGCACGGCGCTCATGATCTGCGGCACCACCGTTTTTCCCCACCAGTGGCGCATCGGCGAGTTTTACGCCATCTACCCTCTCTCGACCACCGTGGTTGCTCATTTCTCCCTGCCTGTGTTTTTGAACCCGGCCTTGATGAAGTTCACGTGGTAG